In one window of Chryseobacterium phocaeense DNA:
- a CDS encoding porin family protein, translating into MKKILLASALALFAGMNAQTTFGVKAGYTLSKLNSNENSIEFGGISGDLKSKSGFYAGALVEHKLNNKFALQGEVEYANLGGTAKVSLPGGISVTEKLNFNRIVIPVSARYYATPELGLYAGPYVSFKTGTKVKMEVNGAPSNPQGINAGEEYLEKAFDDNLKSTDFGLFFGADYNVYKGLFVDARYSFGLTNMIKDPVNDEKLKMNFFQIGLGYKFK; encoded by the coding sequence ATGAAAAAAATCTTATTGGCATCAGCTCTTGCTTTATTTGCAGGAATGAATGCACAGACAACATTCGGTGTAAAGGCAGGGTATACTTTATCTAAACTTAATTCCAACGAAAACAGCATTGAATTTGGTGGAATCTCAGGAGATTTAAAATCAAAATCCGGGTTCTATGCAGGCGCTTTGGTTGAGCATAAACTGAATAATAAATTTGCGCTTCAGGGAGAAGTGGAATATGCCAATTTAGGAGGAACTGCAAAAGTATCGTTGCCGGGAGGGATTTCCGTAACTGAAAAACTAAACTTCAACAGAATTGTCATTCCTGTATCGGCGAGATATTATGCAACTCCGGAGCTGGGTCTTTATGCAGGACCTTATGTGAGCTTTAAAACAGGCACAAAAGTAAAAATGGAGGTGAATGGGGCACCATCAAATCCACAGGGGATTAATGCAGGGGAAGAATACCTTGAAAAAGCCTTTGATGATAACTTAAAGTCTACAGATTTCGGGTTATTCTTTGGTGCTGACTATAACGTGTACAAAGGTCTTTTCGTAGACGCACGTTACAGCTTTGGATTGACCAATATGATCAAAGATCCTGTAAATGATGAAAAGCTGAAGATGAATTTCTTCCAGATCGGACTCGGTTACAAGTTCAAATAA
- a CDS encoding outer membrane beta-barrel protein, with product MKKLVLAGAVALFGLSNAQIAKGTVYVSGQVGFSQESDNNTDKKVSEINIIPTVGYFVNTNLAIGLGVGYKNGKTTVETNQSQTVGNITTTSVGKTKDINNAIVVEPFARKYWTLSDKLYIFGQLSVPMEFGSGKNEVEGTVTTSSSTGTPATTTTSVSTSTDKPKSTSIGVSIKPGLDYFLNKNWTIEATIGEFGYNNKKYDIDGAKSVDNYNFGLNLSTVTIGVKYVFAK from the coding sequence ATGAAAAAATTAGTATTAGCTGGTGCTGTTGCACTTTTCGGTTTATCTAATGCACAAATTGCAAAAGGAACTGTTTATGTATCTGGTCAGGTAGGATTTTCTCAGGAAAGCGACAACAATACAGATAAAAAAGTATCTGAAATCAATATTATCCCAACAGTAGGGTATTTTGTAAACACTAACCTTGCTATCGGTTTAGGAGTTGGTTACAAAAACGGAAAAACAACAGTTGAAACTAACCAGTCTCAGACAGTAGGTAACATCACTACTACTTCAGTTGGAAAAACAAAAGACATCAACAATGCAATCGTTGTTGAGCCTTTCGCTAGAAAATACTGGACTTTAAGCGATAAGTTATATATCTTCGGTCAGTTATCAGTTCCTATGGAATTTGGAAGCGGTAAAAATGAAGTAGAAGGTACGGTAACTACATCTTCTTCTACCGGTACTCCTGCCACTACAACTACAAGTGTTTCTACAAGTACTGATAAGCCAAAGTCAACTTCAATCGGAGTTAGCATCAAGCCAGGTTTAGATTATTTCTTGAACAAAAACTGGACGATCGAAGCTACTATCGGGGAGTTCGGTTACAACAACAAAAAATATGACATCGACGGTGCTAAGAGTGTTGATAACTACAACTTCGGGTTGAATTTATCTACTGTAACTATCGGAGTTAAATATGTTTTTGCTAAGTAA
- a CDS encoding porin family protein — MKKLLLVAAAAVIGVNLSAQETRFGVKAGYSLSTLKFKDNGNSESTDPAHTFYGGVLVEHKLSDKFALQGEVLYSQLGGKITERVEDEDDAGTFFNIKNKTTFGTILIPVSAKYFITEGLSVSAGANFGLIISAKTKTVADLGLGMIPGFEISADDETDIKDQTNTLNIAPFLGAEYALENGLFFDARYNMGVSNLAKDSGDGKLTNSFFQVGVGFKFGGN; from the coding sequence ATGAAAAAATTATTACTCGTTGCAGCAGCGGCTGTAATTGGCGTTAATCTAAGCGCTCAGGAAACCAGATTTGGTGTAAAGGCTGGTTATTCACTTTCAACTTTAAAATTCAAAGACAACGGAAATTCTGAAAGTACAGATCCTGCACATACTTTCTATGGAGGTGTTCTGGTAGAGCACAAATTAAGTGATAAATTTGCCCTTCAGGGGGAAGTTTTATATTCACAATTAGGAGGGAAGATCACGGAAAGAGTAGAGGATGAAGATGATGCAGGTACATTCTTTAATATTAAGAACAAAACCACTTTTGGAACGATTCTGATCCCGGTTTCTGCCAAATATTTCATTACAGAAGGTTTGTCAGTTTCTGCCGGAGCTAATTTCGGACTGATCATTTCTGCAAAAACAAAGACGGTAGCAGACCTTGGATTGGGAATGATTCCTGGATTTGAAATTTCTGCAGATGATGAAACGGATATTAAAGACCAGACCAATACTTTGAATATCGCTCCTTTCTTAGGCGCAGAATATGCATTGGAAAACGGATTGTTCTTTGATGCAAGATACAATATGGGAGTTTCTAATTTAGCAAAAGATTCCGGAGATGGAAAATTGACGAACAGCTTCTTTCAGGTAGGTGTTGGTTTCAAATTCGGAGGGAATTAA